The following coding sequences lie in one Oncorhynchus kisutch isolate 150728-3 linkage group LG17, Okis_V2, whole genome shotgun sequence genomic window:
- the LOC109908339 gene encoding integrin beta-7 isoform X8 translates to MGLFRSSQTMRKVWLAVVVLLIHFTELRGSMGLDRRCLSKPTCTECLRSLGCAWCKQKDFLAQGEPDERRCDREEALRKRHCSDGQVLNPQPAIRSRAEEPMGSGVQLEPQNLHLKLRVGMPQSFEVRFRRAEVYPIDLYYLMDLSFSMKDDLKNIRNLGREVATAMKNITSAVRIGFGSFVDKVVEPYVSTVEAKLANPCNEGYKSPCQPAFSFKHVLKLTEDVEEFERKVSKQSISSNLDNPESGFDAIMQVAVCQDDIGWGNATRILVYTSDDTFHLAGDGKLAGIYQPNDGKCHLNSNGLYNKDTVYALSEMIPQSVVGLLEDDSSNVVQLISEACNNLSSSILLEHRDVPPGLGVSYSSHCGDDRLAQGQDRGECRDVRTNQQVNFTVTVTSSSCLSKTESFIIKVQGINEELRVTVETLCDCDCQDSEEQSSQCHGNGTFHCGICSCDSGHTGQRCECETQPDKDTSLALETLCSPAQTNSTGTPLCSGHGSCVCGQCICWDQHRGQHCQCDDISCNRHNNMICGGNGRCDCGNCECFHNYTGPACECSTLTDQCQTSNDGICSHRGQCECNECHCHPGFFGSHCTKPLAPCDTYRACVACMLHESAINMCHLPCGSAKPIRINGTQSFTCQDDTVRFNVELIINTGDIFVYYTDTPRGIDPWIINMGKAVVGIVLLGVIMIIIYRLMLEVSYQRECRRFLKDKENTCWEDTQNPLFQEAKTTFTHPMHVLEPDADCATSTFGK, encoded by the exons ATGGGCCTGTTCAGAAGCTCTCAG ACAATGAGAAAGGTGTGGCTGGCTGTGGTGGTTCTTCTGATACACTTCACTGAGCTGAGAGGATCTATGG GCCTGGATAGAAGATGCCTGTCTAAGCCCACCTGCACTGAGTGTCTGAGAAGCCTTGGCTGTGCCTGGTGTAAACAGAAG GATTTCCTGGCGCAAGGGGAGCCAGACGAGCGTCGCTGTGACAGGGAGGAGGCACTGAGAAAGAGACACTGCTCTGACGGACAGGTCCTGAACCCCCAGCCTGCAATACGGAGCAGGGCAGAGGAGCCAATGGGGAGCGGGGTCCAGCTAGAGCCACAGAACCTCCACCTTAAGCTAAGAGTCG GCATGCCCCAGTCATTTGAGGTGAGGTTCAGGCGTGCAGAGGTTTATCCCATAGACCTGTACTACCTGATGGACCTGTCTTTCTCCATGAAAGATGACCTGAAGAACATTAGGAACCTGGGACGGGAGGTGGCCACTGCCATGAAGAACATCACCAGTGCTGTCAGGATAG GCTTTGGTTCCTTTGTGGATAAGGTGGTGGAACCCTACGTCAGTACAGTGGAGGCCAAACTGGCCAACCCATGCAACGAGGGGTACAAGAGCCCCTGCCAGCCTGCCTTCAGCTTCAAACATGTACTGAAGCTCACTGAGGACGTTGAAGAGTTTGAGAGAAAG GTGAGCAAGCAGAGCATCTCCAGTAACCTAGACAACCCAGAGTCAGGCTTTGACGCCATCATGCAGGTGGCTGTCTGTCAG GATGACATTGGCTGGGGTAATGCAACTCGTATCCTGGTCTACACCTCAGACGATACCTTCCACCTGGCAGGTGATGGGAAGCTTGCTGGGATCTACCAACCTAACGACGGGAAATGCCACCTGAATAGCAATGGGCTCTATAATAAGGACACCGTTTAT GCACTCAGTGAGATGATCCCCCAGTCGGTGGTGGGCCTCCTGGAGGATGACTCCAGCAACGTTGTTCAGCTCATCTCTGAGGCCTGCAAC AACCTATCGTCCTCCATCCTCCTGGAGCACCGTGACGTCCCACCAGGCCTGGGGGTCTCCTACAGCTCCCACTGTGGTGATGACAGGCTAGCTCAGGGGCAGGACAGAGGGGAGTGCAGAGATGTCAGAACCAATCAACAG GTCAATTTCACAGTTACTGTGACCAGCTCGAGCTGTCTGTCCAAGACAGAGTCTTTCATCATCAAAGTGCAGGGTATCAATGAAGAGCTGAGGGTTACCGTGGAGACgctgtgtgactgtgactgtcagGACTCCGAGGAACAGTCATCCCAGTGtcatggcaatggaacattccACTGTGGTATCTGTAG CTGTGATTCAGGACACACAGGCCAGCGTTGTGAGTGTGAAACACAGCCGGACAAAGACACCAGTCTGGCCTTAGAAACCCTGTGTTCACCTGCACAGACAAACAGCACAGGCACACCACTGTGCAGCGGCCATGGGAGCTGTGTGTGTGGCCAATGTATCTGCTGGGACCAACACAGGGGCCAACACTGCCAGTGTGACGACATTAGCTGTAACCGTCACAACAACATGATCTGTGGCG GTAATGGGAGGTGTGACTGTGGTAACTGTGAGTGTTTCCACAACTACACAGGCCCTGCATGTGAATGCTCTACCCTCACAGATCAGTGCCAGACCAGTAACGATGGAATCTGCTCTCACCGAGGACAGTGTGAATGTAATGAATGCCATTGTCACCCTGGTTTCTTTGGCAGCCACTGCACCAAGCCCCTGGCACCATGTGACACATACCG GGCCTGTGTTGCTTGCATGTTACATGAGTCAGCCATAAACATGTGTCACCTTCCCTGTGGCTCAGCCAAGCCTATCCGCATCAATGGGACTCAATCATTCACCTGTCAGGATGATACTGTACGTTTTAATGTGGAACTCATCATAAATACTGGTGACATCTTTGTCTACTACACAGATACTCCAA GAGGGATTGACCCATGGATTATCAACATGGGGAAGGCAGTGGTAGGAATCGTTTTACTGGGTGTCATCATGATAATAATTTACCGGCTGATGTTAGAAGTGTCCTACCAGCGGGAGTGTAGAAGGTTCCTGAAGGATAAGGAAAATACCTGCTGGGAAGAT actcaaaatccACTGTTCCAAGAGGCCAAGACAACATTCACCCACCCCATGCATGTGTTGGAGCCAGATGCAGATTGTGCTACATCAACCTTtggaaaataa
- the LOC109908339 gene encoding integrin beta-7 isoform X6: protein MFTSPGKSLMSPACLAEGDSRTGRQRSGCVGAIQTMRKVWLAVVVLLIHFTELRGSMGLDRRCLSKPTCTECLRSLGCAWCKQKDFLAQGEPDERRCDREEALRKRHCSDGQVLNPQPAIRSRAEEPMGSGVQLEPQNLHLKLRVGMPQSFEVRFRRAEVYPIDLYYLMDLSFSMKDDLKNIRNLGREVATAMKNITSAVRIGFGSFVDKVVEPYVSTVEAKLANPCNEGYKSPCQPAFSFKHVLKLTEDVEEFERKVSKQSISSNLDNPESGFDAIMQVAVCQDDIGWGNATRILVYTSDDTFHLAGDGKLAGIYQPNDGKCHLNSNGLYNKDTVYALSEMIPQSVVGLLEDDSSNVVQLISEACNNLSSSILLEHRDVPPGLGVSYSSHCGDDRLAQGQDRGECRDVRTNQQVNFTVTVTSSSCLSKTESFIIKVQGINEELRVTVETLCDCDCQDSEEQSSQCHGNGTFHCGICSCDSGHTGQRCECETQPDKDTSLALETLCSPAQTNSTGTPLCSGHGSCVCGQCICWDQHRGQHCQCDDISCNRHNNMICGGNGRCDCGNCECFHNYTGPACECSTLTDQCQTSNDGICSHRGQCECNECHCHPGFFGSHCTKPLAPCDTYRACVACMLHESAINMCHLPCGSAKPIRINGTQSFTCQDDTVRFNVELIINTGDIFVYYTDTPRGIDPWIINMGKAVVGIVLLGVIMIIIYRLMLEVSYQRECRRFLKDKENTCWEDTQNPLFQEAKTTFTHPMHVLEPDADCATSTFGK, encoded by the exons ATGTTCACTTCACCTGGGAAGTCCCTGATGTCCCCAGCCTGTCTTGCAGAAGGAGATTCCAGAACTGGGAGACAGAGAAGTGGATGTGTTGGTGCCATCCAG ACAATGAGAAAGGTGTGGCTGGCTGTGGTGGTTCTTCTGATACACTTCACTGAGCTGAGAGGATCTATGG GCCTGGATAGAAGATGCCTGTCTAAGCCCACCTGCACTGAGTGTCTGAGAAGCCTTGGCTGTGCCTGGTGTAAACAGAAG GATTTCCTGGCGCAAGGGGAGCCAGACGAGCGTCGCTGTGACAGGGAGGAGGCACTGAGAAAGAGACACTGCTCTGACGGACAGGTCCTGAACCCCCAGCCTGCAATACGGAGCAGGGCAGAGGAGCCAATGGGGAGCGGGGTCCAGCTAGAGCCACAGAACCTCCACCTTAAGCTAAGAGTCG GCATGCCCCAGTCATTTGAGGTGAGGTTCAGGCGTGCAGAGGTTTATCCCATAGACCTGTACTACCTGATGGACCTGTCTTTCTCCATGAAAGATGACCTGAAGAACATTAGGAACCTGGGACGGGAGGTGGCCACTGCCATGAAGAACATCACCAGTGCTGTCAGGATAG GCTTTGGTTCCTTTGTGGATAAGGTGGTGGAACCCTACGTCAGTACAGTGGAGGCCAAACTGGCCAACCCATGCAACGAGGGGTACAAGAGCCCCTGCCAGCCTGCCTTCAGCTTCAAACATGTACTGAAGCTCACTGAGGACGTTGAAGAGTTTGAGAGAAAG GTGAGCAAGCAGAGCATCTCCAGTAACCTAGACAACCCAGAGTCAGGCTTTGACGCCATCATGCAGGTGGCTGTCTGTCAG GATGACATTGGCTGGGGTAATGCAACTCGTATCCTGGTCTACACCTCAGACGATACCTTCCACCTGGCAGGTGATGGGAAGCTTGCTGGGATCTACCAACCTAACGACGGGAAATGCCACCTGAATAGCAATGGGCTCTATAATAAGGACACCGTTTAT GCACTCAGTGAGATGATCCCCCAGTCGGTGGTGGGCCTCCTGGAGGATGACTCCAGCAACGTTGTTCAGCTCATCTCTGAGGCCTGCAAC AACCTATCGTCCTCCATCCTCCTGGAGCACCGTGACGTCCCACCAGGCCTGGGGGTCTCCTACAGCTCCCACTGTGGTGATGACAGGCTAGCTCAGGGGCAGGACAGAGGGGAGTGCAGAGATGTCAGAACCAATCAACAG GTCAATTTCACAGTTACTGTGACCAGCTCGAGCTGTCTGTCCAAGACAGAGTCTTTCATCATCAAAGTGCAGGGTATCAATGAAGAGCTGAGGGTTACCGTGGAGACgctgtgtgactgtgactgtcagGACTCCGAGGAACAGTCATCCCAGTGtcatggcaatggaacattccACTGTGGTATCTGTAG CTGTGATTCAGGACACACAGGCCAGCGTTGTGAGTGTGAAACACAGCCGGACAAAGACACCAGTCTGGCCTTAGAAACCCTGTGTTCACCTGCACAGACAAACAGCACAGGCACACCACTGTGCAGCGGCCATGGGAGCTGTGTGTGTGGCCAATGTATCTGCTGGGACCAACACAGGGGCCAACACTGCCAGTGTGACGACATTAGCTGTAACCGTCACAACAACATGATCTGTGGCG GTAATGGGAGGTGTGACTGTGGTAACTGTGAGTGTTTCCACAACTACACAGGCCCTGCATGTGAATGCTCTACCCTCACAGATCAGTGCCAGACCAGTAACGATGGAATCTGCTCTCACCGAGGACAGTGTGAATGTAATGAATGCCATTGTCACCCTGGTTTCTTTGGCAGCCACTGCACCAAGCCCCTGGCACCATGTGACACATACCG GGCCTGTGTTGCTTGCATGTTACATGAGTCAGCCATAAACATGTGTCACCTTCCCTGTGGCTCAGCCAAGCCTATCCGCATCAATGGGACTCAATCATTCACCTGTCAGGATGATACTGTACGTTTTAATGTGGAACTCATCATAAATACTGGTGACATCTTTGTCTACTACACAGATACTCCAA GAGGGATTGACCCATGGATTATCAACATGGGGAAGGCAGTGGTAGGAATCGTTTTACTGGGTGTCATCATGATAATAATTTACCGGCTGATGTTAGAAGTGTCCTACCAGCGGGAGTGTAGAAGGTTCCTGAAGGATAAGGAAAATACCTGCTGGGAAGAT actcaaaatccACTGTTCCAAGAGGCCAAGACAACATTCACCCACCCCATGCATGTGTTGGAGCCAGATGCAGATTGTGCTACATCAACCTTtggaaaataa
- the LOC109908339 gene encoding integrin beta-7 isoform X1, whose product MFTSPGKSLMSPACLAEGDSRTGRQRSGCVGAIQTMRKVWLAVVVLLIHFTELRGSMGLDRRCLSKPTCTECLRSLGCAWCKQKDFLAQGEPDERRCDREEALRKRHCSDGQVLNPQPAIRSRAEEPMGSGVQLEPQNLHLKLRVGMPQSFEVRFRRAEVYPIDLYYLMDLSFSMKDDLKNIRNLGREVATAMKNITSAVRIGFGSFVDKVVEPYVSTVEAKLANPCNEGYKSPCQPAFSFKHVLKLTEDVEEFERKVSKQSISSNLDNPESGFDAIMQVAVCQDDIGWGNATRILVYTSDDTFHLAGDGKLAGIYQPNDGKCHLNSNGLYNKDTVYDYPSVGHLSQVISANNIRLIFAVTDQHIQNYEALSEMIPQSVVGLLEDDSSNVVQLISEACNNLSSSILLEHRDVPPGLGVSYSSHCGDDRLAQGQDRGECRDVRTNQQVNFTVTVTSSSCLSKTESFIIKVQGINEELRVTVETLCDCDCQDSEEQSSQCHGNGTFHCGICSCDSGHTGQRCECETQPDKDTSLALETLCSPAQTNSTGTPLCSGHGSCVCGQCICWDQHRGQHCQCDDISCNRHNNMICGGNGRCDCGNCECFHNYTGPACECSTLTDQCQTSNDGICSHRGQCECNECHCHPGFFGSHCTKPLAPCDTYRACVACMLHESAINMCHLPCGSAKPIRINGTQSFTCQDDTVRFNVELIINTGDIFVYYTDTPRGIDPWIINMGKAVVGIVLLGVIMIIIYRLMLEVSYQRECRRFLKDKENTCWEDTQNPLFQEAKTTFTHPMHVLEPDADCATSTFGK is encoded by the exons ATGTTCACTTCACCTGGGAAGTCCCTGATGTCCCCAGCCTGTCTTGCAGAAGGAGATTCCAGAACTGGGAGACAGAGAAGTGGATGTGTTGGTGCCATCCAG ACAATGAGAAAGGTGTGGCTGGCTGTGGTGGTTCTTCTGATACACTTCACTGAGCTGAGAGGATCTATGG GCCTGGATAGAAGATGCCTGTCTAAGCCCACCTGCACTGAGTGTCTGAGAAGCCTTGGCTGTGCCTGGTGTAAACAGAAG GATTTCCTGGCGCAAGGGGAGCCAGACGAGCGTCGCTGTGACAGGGAGGAGGCACTGAGAAAGAGACACTGCTCTGACGGACAGGTCCTGAACCCCCAGCCTGCAATACGGAGCAGGGCAGAGGAGCCAATGGGGAGCGGGGTCCAGCTAGAGCCACAGAACCTCCACCTTAAGCTAAGAGTCG GCATGCCCCAGTCATTTGAGGTGAGGTTCAGGCGTGCAGAGGTTTATCCCATAGACCTGTACTACCTGATGGACCTGTCTTTCTCCATGAAAGATGACCTGAAGAACATTAGGAACCTGGGACGGGAGGTGGCCACTGCCATGAAGAACATCACCAGTGCTGTCAGGATAG GCTTTGGTTCCTTTGTGGATAAGGTGGTGGAACCCTACGTCAGTACAGTGGAGGCCAAACTGGCCAACCCATGCAACGAGGGGTACAAGAGCCCCTGCCAGCCTGCCTTCAGCTTCAAACATGTACTGAAGCTCACTGAGGACGTTGAAGAGTTTGAGAGAAAG GTGAGCAAGCAGAGCATCTCCAGTAACCTAGACAACCCAGAGTCAGGCTTTGACGCCATCATGCAGGTGGCTGTCTGTCAG GATGACATTGGCTGGGGTAATGCAACTCGTATCCTGGTCTACACCTCAGACGATACCTTCCACCTGGCAGGTGATGGGAAGCTTGCTGGGATCTACCAACCTAACGACGGGAAATGCCACCTGAATAGCAATGGGCTCTATAATAAGGACACCGTTTAT GACTATCCCTCAGTTGGACACCTATCTCAGGTCATATCAGCCAATAACATCAGGCTGATCTTTGCAGTGACAGACCAGCATATTCAAAACTATGAG GCACTCAGTGAGATGATCCCCCAGTCGGTGGTGGGCCTCCTGGAGGATGACTCCAGCAACGTTGTTCAGCTCATCTCTGAGGCCTGCAAC AACCTATCGTCCTCCATCCTCCTGGAGCACCGTGACGTCCCACCAGGCCTGGGGGTCTCCTACAGCTCCCACTGTGGTGATGACAGGCTAGCTCAGGGGCAGGACAGAGGGGAGTGCAGAGATGTCAGAACCAATCAACAG GTCAATTTCACAGTTACTGTGACCAGCTCGAGCTGTCTGTCCAAGACAGAGTCTTTCATCATCAAAGTGCAGGGTATCAATGAAGAGCTGAGGGTTACCGTGGAGACgctgtgtgactgtgactgtcagGACTCCGAGGAACAGTCATCCCAGTGtcatggcaatggaacattccACTGTGGTATCTGTAG CTGTGATTCAGGACACACAGGCCAGCGTTGTGAGTGTGAAACACAGCCGGACAAAGACACCAGTCTGGCCTTAGAAACCCTGTGTTCACCTGCACAGACAAACAGCACAGGCACACCACTGTGCAGCGGCCATGGGAGCTGTGTGTGTGGCCAATGTATCTGCTGGGACCAACACAGGGGCCAACACTGCCAGTGTGACGACATTAGCTGTAACCGTCACAACAACATGATCTGTGGCG GTAATGGGAGGTGTGACTGTGGTAACTGTGAGTGTTTCCACAACTACACAGGCCCTGCATGTGAATGCTCTACCCTCACAGATCAGTGCCAGACCAGTAACGATGGAATCTGCTCTCACCGAGGACAGTGTGAATGTAATGAATGCCATTGTCACCCTGGTTTCTTTGGCAGCCACTGCACCAAGCCCCTGGCACCATGTGACACATACCG GGCCTGTGTTGCTTGCATGTTACATGAGTCAGCCATAAACATGTGTCACCTTCCCTGTGGCTCAGCCAAGCCTATCCGCATCAATGGGACTCAATCATTCACCTGTCAGGATGATACTGTACGTTTTAATGTGGAACTCATCATAAATACTGGTGACATCTTTGTCTACTACACAGATACTCCAA GAGGGATTGACCCATGGATTATCAACATGGGGAAGGCAGTGGTAGGAATCGTTTTACTGGGTGTCATCATGATAATAATTTACCGGCTGATGTTAGAAGTGTCCTACCAGCGGGAGTGTAGAAGGTTCCTGAAGGATAAGGAAAATACCTGCTGGGAAGAT actcaaaatccACTGTTCCAAGAGGCCAAGACAACATTCACCCACCCCATGCATGTGTTGGAGCCAGATGCAGATTGTGCTACATCAACCTTtggaaaataa
- the LOC109908339 gene encoding integrin beta-7 isoform X4, with product MGLFRSSQTMRKVWLAVVVLLIHFTELRGSMGLDRRCLSKPTCTECLRSLGCAWCKQKDFLAQGEPDERRCDREEALRKRHCSDGQVLNPQPAIRSRAEEPMGSGVQLEPQNLHLKLRVGMPQSFEVRFRRAEVYPIDLYYLMDLSFSMKDDLKNIRNLGREVATAMKNITSAVRIGFGSFVDKVVEPYVSTVEAKLANPCNEGYKSPCQPAFSFKHVLKLTEDVEEFERKVSKQSISSNLDNPESGFDAIMQVAVCQDDIGWGNATRILVYTSDDTFHLAGDGKLAGIYQPNDGKCHLNSNGLYNKDTVYDYPSVGHLSQVISANNIRLIFAVTDQHIQNYEALSEMIPQSVVGLLEDDSSNVVQLISEACNNLSSSILLEHRDVPPGLGVSYSSHCGDDRLAQGQDRGECRDVRTNQQVNFTVTVTSSSCLSKTESFIIKVQGINEELRVTVETLCDCDCQDSEEQSSQCHGNGTFHCGICSCDSGHTGQRCECETQPDKDTSLALETLCSPAQTNSTGTPLCSGHGSCVCGQCICWDQHRGQHCQCDDISCNRHNNMICGGNGRCDCGNCECFHNYTGPACECSTLTDQCQTSNDGICSHRGQCECNECHCHPGFFGSHCTKPLAPCDTYRACVACMLHESAINMCHLPCGSAKPIRINGTQSFTCQDDTVRFNVELIINTGDIFVYYTDTPRGIDPWIINMGKAVVGIVLLGVIMIIIYRLMLEVSYQRECRRFLKDKENTCWEDTQNPLFQEAKTTFTHPMHVLEPDADCATSTFGK from the exons ATGGGCCTGTTCAGAAGCTCTCAG ACAATGAGAAAGGTGTGGCTGGCTGTGGTGGTTCTTCTGATACACTTCACTGAGCTGAGAGGATCTATGG GCCTGGATAGAAGATGCCTGTCTAAGCCCACCTGCACTGAGTGTCTGAGAAGCCTTGGCTGTGCCTGGTGTAAACAGAAG GATTTCCTGGCGCAAGGGGAGCCAGACGAGCGTCGCTGTGACAGGGAGGAGGCACTGAGAAAGAGACACTGCTCTGACGGACAGGTCCTGAACCCCCAGCCTGCAATACGGAGCAGGGCAGAGGAGCCAATGGGGAGCGGGGTCCAGCTAGAGCCACAGAACCTCCACCTTAAGCTAAGAGTCG GCATGCCCCAGTCATTTGAGGTGAGGTTCAGGCGTGCAGAGGTTTATCCCATAGACCTGTACTACCTGATGGACCTGTCTTTCTCCATGAAAGATGACCTGAAGAACATTAGGAACCTGGGACGGGAGGTGGCCACTGCCATGAAGAACATCACCAGTGCTGTCAGGATAG GCTTTGGTTCCTTTGTGGATAAGGTGGTGGAACCCTACGTCAGTACAGTGGAGGCCAAACTGGCCAACCCATGCAACGAGGGGTACAAGAGCCCCTGCCAGCCTGCCTTCAGCTTCAAACATGTACTGAAGCTCACTGAGGACGTTGAAGAGTTTGAGAGAAAG GTGAGCAAGCAGAGCATCTCCAGTAACCTAGACAACCCAGAGTCAGGCTTTGACGCCATCATGCAGGTGGCTGTCTGTCAG GATGACATTGGCTGGGGTAATGCAACTCGTATCCTGGTCTACACCTCAGACGATACCTTCCACCTGGCAGGTGATGGGAAGCTTGCTGGGATCTACCAACCTAACGACGGGAAATGCCACCTGAATAGCAATGGGCTCTATAATAAGGACACCGTTTAT GACTATCCCTCAGTTGGACACCTATCTCAGGTCATATCAGCCAATAACATCAGGCTGATCTTTGCAGTGACAGACCAGCATATTCAAAACTATGAG GCACTCAGTGAGATGATCCCCCAGTCGGTGGTGGGCCTCCTGGAGGATGACTCCAGCAACGTTGTTCAGCTCATCTCTGAGGCCTGCAAC AACCTATCGTCCTCCATCCTCCTGGAGCACCGTGACGTCCCACCAGGCCTGGGGGTCTCCTACAGCTCCCACTGTGGTGATGACAGGCTAGCTCAGGGGCAGGACAGAGGGGAGTGCAGAGATGTCAGAACCAATCAACAG GTCAATTTCACAGTTACTGTGACCAGCTCGAGCTGTCTGTCCAAGACAGAGTCTTTCATCATCAAAGTGCAGGGTATCAATGAAGAGCTGAGGGTTACCGTGGAGACgctgtgtgactgtgactgtcagGACTCCGAGGAACAGTCATCCCAGTGtcatggcaatggaacattccACTGTGGTATCTGTAG CTGTGATTCAGGACACACAGGCCAGCGTTGTGAGTGTGAAACACAGCCGGACAAAGACACCAGTCTGGCCTTAGAAACCCTGTGTTCACCTGCACAGACAAACAGCACAGGCACACCACTGTGCAGCGGCCATGGGAGCTGTGTGTGTGGCCAATGTATCTGCTGGGACCAACACAGGGGCCAACACTGCCAGTGTGACGACATTAGCTGTAACCGTCACAACAACATGATCTGTGGCG GTAATGGGAGGTGTGACTGTGGTAACTGTGAGTGTTTCCACAACTACACAGGCCCTGCATGTGAATGCTCTACCCTCACAGATCAGTGCCAGACCAGTAACGATGGAATCTGCTCTCACCGAGGACAGTGTGAATGTAATGAATGCCATTGTCACCCTGGTTTCTTTGGCAGCCACTGCACCAAGCCCCTGGCACCATGTGACACATACCG GGCCTGTGTTGCTTGCATGTTACATGAGTCAGCCATAAACATGTGTCACCTTCCCTGTGGCTCAGCCAAGCCTATCCGCATCAATGGGACTCAATCATTCACCTGTCAGGATGATACTGTACGTTTTAATGTGGAACTCATCATAAATACTGGTGACATCTTTGTCTACTACACAGATACTCCAA GAGGGATTGACCCATGGATTATCAACATGGGGAAGGCAGTGGTAGGAATCGTTTTACTGGGTGTCATCATGATAATAATTTACCGGCTGATGTTAGAAGTGTCCTACCAGCGGGAGTGTAGAAGGTTCCTGAAGGATAAGGAAAATACCTGCTGGGAAGAT actcaaaatccACTGTTCCAAGAGGCCAAGACAACATTCACCCACCCCATGCATGTGTTGGAGCCAGATGCAGATTGTGCTACATCAACCTTtggaaaataa